In Candidatus Methylomirabilota bacterium, a single genomic region encodes these proteins:
- the uvrA gene encoding excinuclease ABC subunit UvrA: MAQPLWLRIEGARQNNLKNVSLAIPHDRVTVITGVSGSGKSSLAFDTVFAEGQWRYIESLSAYARMFLERLDRPDVDRIEHIRPAIALEQKNPVRTARSTVGTATELHDYLRLLFAKVGRVHCPRCDSEARSDSAERVADDLVRDHPGARAMVCFPLPLEPRPDPRAFMAALLQRGFARIKIGETVVDLAQAQGEATPALDGQLVQVVLDRVVVGPEARRRLTESLETALAEGNGRAVVDVVGRGPVTVSREFRCPRCEVALARPQPLLFSFNHPLGACPECKGFGNILRYDEALVVPDPTVSLADGAVEPWSHPSGRWYQKQLLKHAKKRGVDVTRPYADLPETDREWIYAGGGGLTGIQGFFEEVESYRYKLHVRVFLSRYRSQSPCPRCAGARLKPEALTVRVGGATIAEWNGKTVEELHGFLSGLGFSAWEEVVGREALKLLRAKLSFLIRVGLGYLTLGRQTRTLSGGEAQRINLANQLGAQLVGTLYVLDEPSIGLHARDTERLAELCRELAQAGNTVLIVEHDRTFIEGADYLVEMGPGSGERGGEVVFAGTQAEFAKDPRSLTARYMTGRDGIPLPLSRREGRRALVIRGARQHNLRNLTVRLPLHTLTCITGVSGSGKSTLVHDTLYRALARHFKVELARAGTHDDIVGLEFLKGVRLIDQEPIGRTPRSNPVTYVKAFDEIRKLFAGLPRAKAASLSPGAFSFNVPGGRCEACQGDGFQKLEMYFFEDVYVTCQECEGRRYRPEVLQVTYKGRHISQVLQQTIDEAVEFFAAQPVLARRLKVLQEVGLGYLRLGQPAPTLSGGEAQRLKIAAELSTRLASDFLYILDEPTTGLHLDDVKKLLVVLNRLVDSGSTVLVVEHHLDVIKTADWVIDLGPDGGAAGGEIVAEGTPEQVAQTDGSYTGKFLRDLLPRFESKQNGAKPREGKRGVRREA, from the coding sequence ATGGCGCAGCCCCTCTGGCTCCGGATCGAGGGAGCCAGGCAGAACAATCTGAAGAACGTCTCCCTGGCTATCCCCCACGACCGCGTCACCGTCATCACGGGCGTCTCGGGCTCGGGCAAGTCCTCCCTGGCCTTTGACACCGTCTTCGCCGAGGGGCAGTGGCGCTACATCGAGTCGCTCTCCGCCTACGCGCGCATGTTCCTCGAGCGTCTCGACCGGCCCGACGTCGACCGGATCGAGCACATTCGCCCCGCCATCGCGCTGGAGCAGAAGAACCCCGTGCGGACCGCGCGCTCCACCGTGGGCACGGCCACCGAGCTTCACGACTACCTGCGTCTGCTCTTCGCCAAGGTCGGCCGCGTCCACTGCCCCCGCTGTGACAGCGAGGCCCGCAGCGATTCGGCGGAGCGCGTGGCCGACGATCTCGTCCGTGACCATCCGGGCGCGCGCGCCATGGTCTGCTTCCCCTTGCCCCTCGAGCCGCGCCCGGACCCGCGCGCCTTCATGGCCGCCCTGCTCCAGCGGGGCTTCGCCCGCATCAAGATCGGCGAGACCGTCGTGGACCTCGCCCAAGCGCAGGGCGAAGCCACCCCCGCCCTCGATGGCCAGCTCGTGCAGGTCGTGCTCGACCGCGTGGTGGTGGGCCCGGAGGCGCGGCGGCGACTGACGGAGTCGCTGGAGACCGCCCTCGCCGAGGGCAACGGCCGGGCCGTCGTGGACGTGGTGGGACGTGGGCCCGTGACGGTCAGCCGGGAGTTCCGCTGCCCGCGGTGCGAGGTCGCCCTGGCCCGGCCGCAACCGTTGCTGTTCTCGTTCAACCACCCGCTGGGAGCCTGCCCGGAGTGCAAGGGCTTCGGCAATATCCTGCGCTATGACGAGGCCCTGGTGGTGCCCGATCCCACCGTGAGCCTGGCCGACGGCGCCGTCGAGCCCTGGTCGCACCCCTCGGGACGCTGGTATCAGAAGCAGCTCCTCAAGCACGCCAAGAAGCGCGGGGTGGACGTCACCCGTCCGTACGCAGATCTCCCCGAAACGGACCGCGAGTGGATCTATGCGGGGGGCGGCGGCCTCACGGGCATCCAGGGATTCTTCGAGGAGGTCGAGTCCTACCGGTACAAGCTGCACGTGCGCGTCTTTCTCTCGCGCTATCGCAGCCAATCGCCCTGCCCGCGCTGCGCGGGGGCCCGCCTCAAGCCCGAGGCGCTCACCGTCCGCGTGGGAGGCGCCACCATCGCGGAGTGGAATGGCAAGACGGTCGAGGAGCTCCACGGCTTCCTCTCCGGCCTGGGCTTCTCGGCGTGGGAGGAGGTGGTGGGGCGAGAGGCCCTCAAGCTCCTGCGCGCCAAGCTGTCGTTCTTGATTCGCGTGGGGCTCGGCTATCTCACCCTCGGCCGACAGACGCGCACGCTCTCCGGAGGGGAAGCGCAGCGCATCAACCTCGCGAACCAGCTGGGCGCCCAGCTCGTGGGGACGCTCTACGTGCTGGACGAGCCCTCCATCGGGCTTCACGCGCGGGATACGGAGCGGCTGGCCGAGCTGTGTCGGGAGCTGGCCCAGGCCGGCAATACCGTTCTCATCGTCGAGCACGACCGCACTTTCATCGAGGGCGCCGACTACCTCGTCGAGATGGGGCCGGGCTCGGGCGAGCGCGGCGGCGAGGTAGTCTTCGCGGGCACCCAGGCCGAGTTCGCCAAGGATCCGCGCTCGCTCACCGCGCGGTACATGACGGGCCGCGACGGCATCCCCCTGCCCCTCTCGCGCCGCGAAGGACGACGAGCGCTCGTCATCCGGGGCGCGCGCCAGCACAACCTGAGAAACCTGACCGTGCGGCTCCCCCTGCACACCCTGACCTGCATCACCGGCGTCTCGGGCTCGGGCAAGTCCACCCTGGTCCACGATACGCTCTACCGCGCCCTCGCCCGCCACTTCAAGGTCGAGCTGGCGCGCGCGGGCACTCACGACGACATCGTGGGCCTCGAGTTCTTGAAGGGCGTGCGCCTCATCGACCAGGAGCCCATTGGCCGGACGCCGCGCTCCAACCCCGTCACCTACGTCAAGGCCTTCGACGAGATCCGGAAGCTGTTTGCCGGGCTCCCGCGGGCCAAGGCGGCCAGCCTCTCCCCCGGCGCTTTTTCCTTCAATGTGCCGGGCGGTCGCTGCGAGGCCTGCCAGGGCGACGGCTTCCAGAAGCTCGAGATGTACTTCTTCGAGGACGTCTACGTCACCTGCCAGGAGTGCGAAGGGCGACGCTATCGTCCGGAAGTCCTCCAGGTCACCTACAAGGGCCGTCATATCAGCCAGGTCCTGCAGCAGACCATCGACGAGGCCGTCGAGTTCTTCGCCGCCCAGCCGGTCCTGGCCCGCCGGCTCAAGGTGTTGCAGGAAGTGGGGCTCGGATATCTGCGCCTGGGCCAGCCCGCCCCCACGCTGTCCGGCGGCGAAGCCCAGCGGCTCAAGATCGCCGCAGAGCTCTCGACGCGCCTGGCCTCGGACTTCCTCTACATCCTCGACGAGCCCACCACCGGCCTGCATCTCGACGACGTCAAGAAGCTGCTCGTGGTCCTGAACCGCCTGGTGGATTCCGGCAGCACCGTCCTCGTGGTCGAGCACCACCTCGACGTCATCAAGACGGCGGACTGGGTCATCGACCTCGGCCCCGATGGGGGCGCCGCGGGGGGCGAGATCGTGGCCGAGGGCACCCCGGAGCAGGTCGCCCAGACCGACGGCTCCTATACGGGCAAGTTCCTGCGCGATCTCCTGCCCCGCTTCGAGTCAAAGCAGAACGGGGCGAAGCCCCGCGAGGGGAAGCGAGGGGTGAGGCGCGAGGCATGA